The Mustela nigripes isolate SB6536 chromosome 4, MUSNIG.SB6536, whole genome shotgun sequence genome includes a window with the following:
- the LOC132014888 gene encoding serine protease 1: MKTFIFLALLGAAAAFPIDDDDKIVGGYTCQRNSVPYQVSLNSGYHFCGGSLINSQWVVSAAHCYKSRIQVRLGEHNIAVSEGGEQFINSAKIIRHPRYNQNTMDNDIMLIKLSSPATLNSRVSSISLPKSCAAAGTQCLISGWGNTLSTGRKYPDVLQCLQAPILSDSTCRNAYPGQISSNMICLGYMQGGKDSCQGDSGGPVVCNRELQGIVSWGIGCAQKGKPGVYTKVCNYVSWIRQTISAN; encoded by the exons ATGAAGACCTTCATCTTCCTTGCCCTGCTGGGAGCTGCTG CTGCTTTCCCCATTGATGACGATGACAAGATCGTTGGGGGCTACACCTGTCAGAGGAATTCTGTTCCCTACCAGGTGTCCCTGAACTCGGGCTATCACTTCTGTGGTGGATCCCTCATCAATTCCCAGTGGGTGGTGTCTGCAGCTCACTGCTACAAGTC CCGAATCCAGGTGCGTCTGGGAGAACACAACATCGCAGTCTCTGAGGGTGGTGAGCAATTCATCAATTCAGCCAAGATCATCCGCCACCCCAGATACAACCAAAACACTATGGATAATGACATCATGCTGATTAAACTGAGCTCTCCCGCCACCCTCAACTCTCGAGTGtcttctatctctctgccaaaatCCTGTGCAGCTGCTGGTACCCAGTGCCTCATCTCTGGCTGGGGGAACACCCTGAGTACTGGGCGTAA GTATCCTGATGTCCTGCAGTGTCTTCAAGCTCCCATCCTCTCTGACAGCACTTGCCGCAATGCCTATCCTGGTCAGATCAGCAGCAACATGATCTGTCTGGGCTACATGCAGGGTGGAAAGGACTCTTGCCAG GGTGACTCTGGTGGCCCTGTGGTCTGCAACAGAGAGCTCCAGGGCATTGTCTCCTGGGGTATTGGCTGTGCTCAAAAGGGCAAACCTGGTGTCTACACCAAGGTCTGCAACTACGTGAGCTGGATTCGGCAAACCATTTCTGCCAACTAA